AGTACCAATCTCTCTTTACTGAACTCAAAGAAACTCGGAGAGTTTTTCGCTCTTCTCGAAAAAAGCTCACATTTCACTCTGCTGATCTCTCTCGATTCTTTCAACCGGGAGACTTACAAAAAAATCAAGGGCATCGACCAGCTGGAACTCGTACTTTCCAACCTGAAGGAATTGAAGAAGATCCGCGACCTGAAAAAGAACTGTAATCTCAATCTGGTTCTGCAGATGATCGTGATGGAGGAAAATCAGGCTGAAATCAGGGATTTTCTCGTCAGGGCTTCAGATTTTCTCCACAAACCCTCAATCATCTATGATCAGGAGGCAGTCACTCAGACCTGGAAAGACAAAATTTTTTATAAAAGACTGGGGGCTGCGGACCAGGCTAAATATGAGCTGATGCACAGAAATGCCCTGATCGATTCAGGACTTCTTCCGGCAGAAATCACAGCCTGGGACAGGATCATCACTACCAGCGCAGCCCCGGAGAGCGGCGGAAAACGCCGGCCCTGCCCAGCCCCGTTTCTCACTCCCACGATCAACTGGGACGGGCAGGTCACAGTCTGCTGCATGGATCCGGAACTGGAACTGAAGATCGGAAATCTGGAAAATCAGTCTTTATCGGAGATCTGGGGAGGAACTGCAGTCAATCAGCTGCGTTCAGCGCATCTGTCAGGAAGCCTGTCTTTATATCCCCGCTGTCTGCGCTGCCAGAATCTCGATCTGCTCCCGCTCCCGGA
The DNA window shown above is from Candidatus Wallbacteria bacterium and carries:
- a CDS encoding SPASM domain-containing protein; translated protein: MKPSPDLQLCFTDYCNFHCVMCLQSSHAGMYGSSSIRTPPLHAGRKGFISEELILRLISDPILSGINFRLLKAQWLGEALLHPDFFRLLSLLTPFFPEILISTNLSLLNSKKLGEFFALLEKSSHFTLLISLDSFNRETYKKIKGIDQLELVLSNLKELKKIRDLKKNCNLNLVLQMIVMEENQAEIRDFLVRASDFLHKPSIIYDQEAVTQTWKDKIFYKRLGAADQAKYELMHRNALIDSGLLPAEITAWDRIITTSAAPESGGKRRPCPAPFLTPTINWDGQVTVCCMDPELELKIGNLENQSLSEIWGGTAVNQLRSAHLSGSLSLYPRCLRCQNLDLLPLPEQTIFYWKKRLG